A genome region from Eurosta solidaginis isolate ZX-2024a chromosome 2, ASM4086904v1, whole genome shotgun sequence includes the following:
- the LOC137241920 gene encoding uncharacterized protein has protein sequence MRAICFILFALWALTAANEVVDSEEEEYWDESLEGIQETGLILNSQVKKVLRNLLEQMPCGWPDLGIPPLAPYSNADLNVHLARSVVDTNDQLIRFRFDGLDGMDIKKLKVSYTFNKKVKYHFIFKELKATAHILNTNTTIDLLKELGVSVNFEGSGPLEFILHDLSIQGQFKYKIPYLWGSIKIYKFEAIVGLGGVTSNIGGILGNGKLNRYINDQIENTITSYINDNQKEISKKIEEAIVPNVNAKLKGHKIWWIFGQLGSSSSGKCNPEPVPWTALE, from the exons ATGCGCGCAATTTGCTTTATTCTATTTGCCCTCTGGGCATTAACGGCCGCTAATGAAGTCGTAGATTCAGAGGAGGAGGAGTATTGGGATGAGTCGCTGGAAGGGA TACAAGAAACTGGTTTGATTCTAAATTCGCAAGTCAAAAAGGTTCTGAGAAACCTTTTGGAGCAAATGCCCTGCGGGTGGCCTGATCTTGGTATTCCCCCATTAGCGCCATATAGCAATGCTGATCTCAATGTGCATTTAGCACGTTCTGTTGTTGA CACCAACGATCAATTAATACGCTTCCGTTTCGATGGTTTAGACGGCATGGACATCAAAAAACTCAAAGTTAGTTATACATTCAACAaaaaagtgaaatatcatttcATATTCAAGGAACTGAAGGCTACCGCCCACATATTAAACACCAATACAACAATTGATTTGCTTAAAGAATTGGGTGTGTCGGTTAACTTTGAGGGCTCTGGTCCGCTGGAATTCATATTGCATGATTTGTCTATTCAGGGACAGTTCAAATATAAAATTCCATATCTCTGGGGATCAATCAAGATCTATAAATTTGAAGCGATTGTTGGTTTAGGCGGCGTAACCTCAAATATTGGTGGTATACTAGGTAATGGTAAGCTTAATCGCTATATTAATGACCAGATAGAAAACACCATCACCAGCTATATCAATGATAATCAAAAGGAGATTAGTAAGAAAATCGAGGAAGCCATTGTGCCAAATGTTAATGCAAAATTGAAAGGACACAAAATATGGTGGATATTCGGGCAATTGGGAAGTTCATCGTCGGGAAAGTGCAACCCAGAACCGGTTCCATGGACAGCGCTGGAataa
- the LOC137241919 gene encoding uncharacterized protein, which translates to MKYFIALALLVIAFAGAMQNPPSPFDDDSEVEIIVDDEEGTQAIAPAFILSWQARRAIRRFQKQMPCGFPQYGIPPLAPLKKKEAVVNVECGVLDTKDLLTKFRVDGLDNFKINRFKLNLILSKINFDFNFREIKVSAPQYNTETIIDLLQEIGVKLEFVGAGALDFAVKNLRVVGVLKYKIPVLWGSIKIKSLKVTVTLGDAASHITGILGEGKLNDLLNEKMEQLLVSSINDNKNEISASIENTVVPRVNKLLKGNNFWTLLDWILSSDDAENEDDPIKTKCVAPADPWV; encoded by the exons ATGAAATACTTCATCGCATTGGCATTATTAGTCATAGCCTTTGCAGGCGCCATGCAAAATCCGCCATCGCCATTCGACGACGATAGTGAAGTCGAAATCATCGTCGACGATGAAGAAGGCACACAAGCAA TTGCTCCGGCCTTCATTTTGTCTTGGCAAGCACGTCGCGCTATTCGTAGATTCCAGAAGCAGATGCCTTGCGGCTTCCCGCAATATGGCATTCCTCCATTAGCACCGCTAAAGAAAAAAGAAGCTGTCGTGAATGTGGAATGTGGTGTTTTGGA cACCAAGGATTTGTTAACCAAATTTCGTGTTGACGGTTTagataatttcaaaatcaatAGATTCAAGTTGAACTTGATTTtatctaaaataaattttgacTTCAACTTCAGAGAAATTAAAGTTTCCGCACCACAGTACAACACCGAAACAATTATCGATCTCTTGCAAGAAATTGGTGTCAAATTGGAATTCGTAGGCGCTGGTGCGCTGGACTTTGCTGTGAAAAATCTACGCGTTGTTGGTGTTTTGAAATACAAAATACCCGTTTTGTGGGGATCTATTAAAATTAAGTCATTGAAAGTTACGGTTACTTTGGGTGACGCTGCCTCTCATATCACTGGTATCTTAGGCGAAGGCAAATTGAATGACCTCCTTAATGAGAAAATGGAACAATTGTTAGTGTCGAGCATCAATGATAACAAAAACGAAATTTCGGCAAGCATTGAGAATACCGTCGTACCTCGTGTAAACAAACTACTTAAGGGAAATAATTTTTGGACTTTATTGGATTGGATTTTGTCCAGTGATGATGCAGAGAATGAAGACGATCCAATAAAAACGAAATGTGTGGCACCTGCAGATCCTTGGGTATAA
- the LOC137241917 gene encoding uncharacterized protein, with amino-acid sequence MYIFLLVLCALVLSHPTHGQLINAHAEVKVESRTLFDDDLREFIEFARLQMPCGYAPAGIPALVPLHASYREVSSVTEKANIHGNVTDLTINGLNKFDVRKLHFNNIFRKVTFDLNFPEVRINGAYKADIKRKIRDTTLHIYGDGDLNLILRNLHINGSFVLKPKLSGKTKLAKFKVTTQLGDVESRLTGLMNSRLKTKLVNKWIEEFIALTFNESPEDINAAMQHLVVPPANKALEKVPVIGVLALVFGLVEGKLPQRKMC; translated from the exons atgtacatatttttgctCGTTCTTTGCGCATTGGTGTTGTCACACCCAACCCATGGTCAGCTGATCAATGCACATGCAGAGGTGAAAGTGGAGTCACGCACACTCTTTGACGATGATCTGCGTGAGTTTATCGAATTCGCGCGCTTACAAATGCCTTGTGGTTACGCACCAGCAGGTATTCCAGCGCTCGTACCCTTGCACGCCAGCTATAGGGAAGTGTCGTCGGTCACAGAAAAAGCGAA CATTCATGGTAATGTCACCGATCTCACTATCAACGGCCTTAATAAGTTCGATGTACGTAAACTTCATTTTAACAACATTTTTCGCAAAGTTACTTTCGATCTAAATTTTCCTGAAGTTCGTATAAACGGCGCTTATAAAGCTGATATAAAGAGAAAAATTCGTGATACCACATTGCATATTTATGGTGATGGTGAtttgaatttgattttgaggaatTTACACATCAATGGCAGCTTTGTGCTGAAACCGAAACTCTCAGGCAAAACGAAATTAGCGAAATTCAAAGTAACCACGCAACTAGGTGATGTCGAATCTAGATTGACTGGCCTGATGAATAGCAGATTGAAGACGAAACTTGTAAATAAATGGATTGAAGAATTTATCGCTTTGACATTTAACGAAAGTCCGGAAGATATTAACGCGGCAATGCAGCATTTGGTCGTGCCGCCTGCTAATAAAGCGCTAGAAAAGGTTCCAGTAATTGGAGTACTGGCATTGGTGTTTGGTCTTGTTGAGGGAAAATTGCCTCAAAGaaaaatgtgttaa